A window from Drosophila miranda strain MSH22 chromosome Y unlocalized genomic scaffold, D.miranda_PacBio2.1 Contig_Y2_pilon, whole genome shotgun sequence encodes these proteins:
- the LOC117193930 gene encoding uncharacterized protein LOC117193930, whose translation MFIRNNGGITLVAITDIHGSPTETPIVFEITQLYHFKNFIFYISERLDLKNKNSQDFFYDFWTTFPLAPDLIITREHNAVIPMVQFISTPSLVMVYTTERDDPIMELAAQSQRGVRWLKTIFILHTRDFEVSFDAFTLLSNEVKGLYDWMWSKQFINTVLITIKNNVFLLDPYPTPSVVNKTDSWRAEDFFKKHSKNMKGYVVRTPILYDLPRAFKSDRPTNSYENNFVHGTSGNLFLGFLEIVNATILDTNVSTNYLNLTNLLDLVAQGVYETLIHSFTEMLGRYVVSYSYPIGINDCCLMVHFLNQSPTEQYMREALQDNVWLSIILFVFYIALAIWWCSPLRPRDFSAALLQSICTLTYMAD comes from the exons ATGTTCATCCGAAACAACGGCGGCATTAC TTTGGTAGCCATTACTGACATTCACGGTAGTCCAACAGAAACTCCAATTGTGTTCGAGATCACCCAATTGTACCACTTCAAGAATTTTATTTTCTACATATCGGAGAGACTGGATCTCAAGAACAAGAACTCCCAGGACTTCTTTTACGACTTCTGGACGACCTTTCCCCTAGCACCGGATTTGATCATAACCCGTGAACACAATGCAGTCATACCGATGGTGCAGTTTATCAGCACTCCCTCACTGGTCATGGTCTATACAACGGAACGTGACGATCCCATTATGGAACTGGCAGCGCAAAGCCAGCGGGGAGTACGCTGGCTCAAGACCATCTTCATACTTCATACCCGCGACTTCGAGGTGAGCTTCGACGCCTTTACACTGCTCTCAAACGAGGTCAAAGGTCTCTACGACTGGATGTGGAGCAAGCAGTTTATCAACACAGTGCTGATTACCATCAAGAATAATGTGTTCTTGCTGGATCCCTACCCCACACCGTCAGTGGTAAACAAGACAGACTCGTGGCGAGCCGAGGACTTTTTTAAGAAACATAGCAAGAATATGAAGGGCTATGTGGTCAGGACCCCCATCCTCTACGACCTCCCACGTGCCTTCAAGTCCGACCGTCCCACCAATAGCTACGAGAATAACTTTGTTCACGGTACAAGCGGCAACTTGTTTCTGGGATTCCTCGAGATTGTGAACGCCACGATACTGGACACAAACGTGTCCACGAACTATCTGAACCTAACGAATCTCCTAGATCTGGTGGCTCAGGGCGTATACGAGACGCTAATACACTCATTCACCGAAATGCTAGGAAGGTACGTGGTCAGCTACAGCTACCCCATTGGCATCAACGACTGCTGCCTCATGGTGCATTTCCTCAATCAGTCCCCAACGGAACAGTACATGCGAGAGGCTCTTCAGGACAACGTTTGGCTTTCGATAATTCTGTTCGTCTTCTATATAGCCCTGGCCATCTGGTGGTGCTCGCCCCTGCGGCCGCGCGACTTCAGTGCCGCTCTCCTCCAGTCCATCTGCACCCTGACCTACATGGCCGAC